A genome region from Streptomyces sp. SAI-135 includes the following:
- a CDS encoding NAD(P)/FAD-dependent oxidoreductase → MEGNDTGMRDCIVVGAGAAGMSAALTLARARRNTLVIDAGQQSNLAAAGIGGLLGHDRRPPAEFYASGRAELMAYPSVELCRGEVAHGVKEDDGSFTVTFSDGRRERARSMVLAPGMNYRYPPLPGMNERWGHSVFHCPFCHGWEVRDRPMGVLAEGAVGVHGALNLRAWSDRITLLTNGSELSDQHREQLVVGGVGLDERPIAGLDGPGTELRSAVFADGGELPIGALLVKTTLYQRSTLARDLGASLTEPDEMLSVEAIKVDAMTRTGVPGLYAAGDAATSVPPSMAAAMASGYLAGAAAAVQLAAGY, encoded by the coding sequence ATGGAAGGAAACGACACCGGCATGAGGGATTGCATCGTGGTCGGCGCCGGAGCCGCCGGGATGAGTGCCGCTCTCACACTCGCCCGGGCCCGACGAAACACCCTGGTCATCGACGCCGGCCAGCAGAGCAACCTCGCCGCGGCGGGTATCGGAGGTCTGCTCGGACACGATCGACGCCCTCCCGCTGAGTTCTACGCCTCAGGGCGCGCGGAACTCATGGCCTACCCGTCCGTCGAGCTGTGCCGGGGCGAGGTCGCCCATGGCGTGAAGGAGGATGACGGAAGCTTCACTGTGACCTTCAGCGACGGCCGTCGTGAGCGAGCCCGGAGCATGGTCCTGGCCCCAGGTATGAACTACCGCTATCCACCGCTGCCCGGCATGAACGAGCGCTGGGGTCATTCGGTCTTCCACTGTCCGTTCTGCCACGGCTGGGAAGTCCGCGATCGCCCCATGGGTGTTCTTGCGGAGGGAGCGGTCGGCGTGCACGGAGCGCTGAACCTCCGCGCCTGGAGCGATCGGATCACGCTGCTGACCAACGGCAGCGAGTTGTCAGACCAGCACCGCGAGCAATTGGTCGTCGGCGGAGTGGGCCTCGACGAGCGGCCGATCGCCGGCCTCGACGGGCCAGGGACCGAGTTGCGGTCCGCCGTATTCGCCGACGGCGGAGAACTCCCCATCGGTGCATTGCTGGTCAAGACGACTCTCTACCAGCGCTCCACGCTGGCCCGCGACCTCGGAGCGTCCCTGACCGAACCGGACGAGATGCTCAGCGTCGAGGCGATCAAAGTAGACGCAATGACCCGGACCGGCGTCCCCGGGCTGTACGCCGCCGGGGATGCGGCCACCTCGGTTCCGCCGTCCATGGCGGCCGCCATGGCATCGGGCTACCTGGCCGGCGCCGCCGCCGCTGTGCAACTTGCCGCAGGCTACTGA
- a CDS encoding FAD-dependent oxidoreductase — translation MTASGGLVVVGASAAGVAAAEGLRHGGYDGPLTLVGGEPHLPYDRPPLSKQLLSGVWERERLRLRAPETYSDLGIELRLGVRATELDMAARRVRLADGTELTYSNLVLATGARARMLPGAQGLTGVYTLRTVEDALALRTALAAHPHLLIVGGGFVGAEAAAVARGLGCEVTLVTDQQVPLADAVGAEVGTMLAEVHRERGVRIVTGSPVKEVIAEDGRAVGVLLADGRVLRAQAVLVGIGARPDTDWLTGSGLSLHHGIVCDSLLRAGDAVWAAGDVASWPDPVTGERLRIEHRTNASEQGMTVARNVLAGPSATAFQTVPYVWSDQYDLKIQIYGGTRGADAVHIVEGSLKQRAFTAVYVRDGYVTAALGVGMIRQLRALRRLLTTRTPWDQARTSLPVTA, via the coding sequence GTGACTGCGTCAGGAGGACTCGTCGTGGTCGGCGCGTCAGCGGCGGGCGTGGCTGCCGCCGAAGGACTGCGCCACGGCGGCTACGACGGTCCGCTCACGCTCGTCGGCGGTGAGCCGCATCTGCCGTATGACCGGCCGCCACTGTCCAAACAGTTATTGAGCGGCGTCTGGGAACGGGAGAGGCTGCGTCTGCGCGCGCCCGAGACCTACAGCGACCTCGGCATCGAACTCCGGCTCGGGGTCCGGGCCACGGAACTGGACATGGCGGCCCGCCGGGTGCGTCTTGCCGACGGTACGGAACTCACCTACAGCAACCTGGTCCTCGCCACCGGTGCCCGTGCCCGCATGCTGCCCGGCGCTCAAGGGCTCACCGGCGTGTACACGCTGCGCACAGTGGAGGACGCGCTGGCGCTGCGAACCGCGCTGGCGGCCCACCCGCATCTGCTGATCGTCGGCGGCGGCTTCGTCGGTGCCGAGGCCGCGGCAGTGGCCCGCGGGCTCGGCTGCGAGGTGACGCTTGTGACCGACCAGCAGGTGCCGCTCGCGGACGCCGTCGGCGCCGAAGTCGGCACGATGCTGGCCGAAGTGCACCGGGAGCGGGGAGTGCGGATCGTCACCGGCTCGCCCGTCAAAGAAGTCATCGCCGAGGACGGGCGTGCTGTCGGTGTGCTTCTTGCCGACGGCCGCGTCCTCCGTGCCCAGGCCGTCCTGGTCGGCATCGGCGCGCGCCCTGACACCGACTGGCTCACCGGCAGCGGCCTGTCGCTGCACCACGGCATCGTCTGCGACAGCCTGCTGCGCGCGGGCGACGCCGTATGGGCCGCGGGCGACGTCGCCTCCTGGCCCGATCCCGTCACCGGGGAGCGCCTGCGTATCGAACACCGCACCAACGCCTCCGAACAGGGCATGACAGTCGCCCGCAATGTCCTCGCCGGGCCGTCCGCGACCGCGTTCCAGACCGTGCCCTACGTCTGGTCCGACCAGTACGACCTAAAGATCCAGATCTACGGCGGCACCCGCGGCGCCGATGCCGTGCACATCGTCGAAGGCAGCCTGAAGCAGCGCGCCTTCACGGCTGTGTACGTCCGCGACGGATACGTCACCGCAGCCCTGGGCGTCGGCATGATCCGCCAGCTGCGTGCCCTGCGACGCCTGCTCACCACCCGCACGCCCTGGGACCAGGCCCGCACCAGCCTTCCCGTGACCGCCTGA
- a CDS encoding cytochrome P450 — translation MSNDTKAEAPAFPLPRGCPFAPPETATAFREAGVPRRVTIWDGSRPWLITRHDHVQQVLGPNGRFSADVTDPGFPNTSSAQPAVEGNIFFRKDGDEHLPIRRILNPDFTAKASEKLRARIADLTEQLLDELADKAKPVDLIEEYALALPTMVICEILGVPLEQRHAVHESAKKVVQLSLPKEEKLAAHRKQVENIRRTMADKRDHPDDGLLSRLVNTWVDDKNVLTFEEAVRLGMLVIGAGHETTANMIGLGILGFLREPAQRDTLLADPRKNAAPAVEEMMRYWSMVQTEPRRVCLKDTEIGGVLIRAGEGVICNLPAANRDPAVFTDPERLDITRTERRHIGFGFGVHQCLGQNLSRVEMQEAWPRLFQRYPTLQLAVAESELHFHDDALTYGLEELPVTW, via the coding sequence ATGTCAAACGACACCAAGGCCGAAGCTCCGGCGTTCCCCTTGCCCCGCGGCTGTCCCTTCGCACCGCCGGAAACAGCCACCGCCTTCCGGGAAGCCGGCGTACCGCGCCGAGTGACGATATGGGACGGCAGCCGGCCGTGGCTGATCACCCGGCACGACCACGTCCAGCAAGTCCTCGGCCCGAACGGCCGGTTCAGCGCCGACGTCACCGACCCCGGTTTCCCCAACACCTCCAGCGCCCAGCCCGCAGTCGAGGGCAACATCTTCTTCCGTAAGGACGGCGACGAACACCTGCCGATCCGCCGCATCCTCAACCCGGACTTCACCGCCAAAGCCTCCGAGAAGCTGCGCGCACGCATCGCCGATCTGACCGAGCAGCTCCTTGACGAACTGGCGGACAAGGCCAAACCCGTTGATCTCATCGAGGAATACGCGCTCGCCCTGCCCACCATGGTCATCTGCGAGATCCTCGGCGTCCCCCTTGAGCAGCGGCACGCCGTGCACGAATCCGCCAAGAAAGTGGTGCAGCTGAGCCTGCCCAAGGAGGAGAAACTCGCCGCCCACCGGAAACAGGTCGAGAACATCCGCCGCACCATGGCCGACAAGCGCGACCATCCCGACGACGGGCTCCTCTCCCGCCTGGTCAACACCTGGGTCGATGACAAGAACGTCCTGACCTTTGAAGAGGCCGTCAGGCTCGGCATGCTCGTCATCGGCGCCGGCCATGAGACCACCGCCAACATGATCGGCCTGGGCATCCTCGGTTTTCTGCGAGAACCCGCCCAGCGCGACACCCTCCTTGCGGACCCGAGGAAGAACGCGGCCCCGGCAGTCGAGGAGATGATGCGCTACTGGAGCATGGTGCAGACAGAGCCGCGACGTGTGTGCCTCAAGGACACCGAGATCGGCGGCGTCCTGATCAGGGCCGGGGAGGGCGTCATCTGCAATCTGCCCGCCGCCAACCGCGACCCCGCGGTCTTCACCGACCCCGAACGGCTCGACATCACCCGCACCGAGCGCCGGCACATCGGCTTCGGCTTCGGCGTCCATCAGTGCCTGGGCCAGAACCTGTCCCGGGTCGAGATGCAAGAAGCCTGGCCCCGCCTCTTCCAGCGCTACCCCACCCTCCAACTCGCGGTGGCGGAGAGCGAATTGCACTTCCACGATGATGCCCTGACCTACGGGCTCGAAGAACTGCCGGTGACCTGGTGA
- a CDS encoding SDR family NAD(P)-dependent oxidoreductase, whose amino-acid sequence MTARLQDKTVVLVGGGQTPGTTMGNGRCAALTYAKEGAHVLVVDQDEKSAEETVALIRDSGGRAVAHRADITAEEDCASIAETALRVFGHIDVLHNNVGIVPRGRTEDLSPTDWRNGFEINLTGMWMTCKYVLPHMRARGHGAVINISSMAGLLAGGEAIAYTTSKSAVHAMTRSLALEYAPYGVRVNAIAPGMMDTPMGVDSVARSTGARREDIADQRAKLVPMGHQGTAQDVADAALFLASDESAFITGVILPVDGGFTLRARMR is encoded by the coding sequence GTGACCGCACGTCTGCAGGACAAGACCGTGGTCCTGGTCGGCGGGGGACAGACTCCGGGCACCACCATGGGCAACGGCCGCTGCGCAGCGCTGACCTACGCCAAAGAAGGCGCCCACGTCCTGGTCGTCGACCAGGACGAGAAGTCAGCCGAAGAGACCGTCGCACTCATCCGCGACAGCGGAGGCAGAGCCGTGGCCCACCGCGCCGACATCACCGCCGAGGAGGACTGCGCCTCGATCGCGGAGACCGCCCTGCGCGTCTTCGGGCACATCGATGTGCTCCACAACAACGTCGGCATCGTGCCGCGCGGGCGCACCGAGGACCTCTCGCCGACGGACTGGCGCAACGGCTTCGAGATAAACCTCACCGGCATGTGGATGACGTGCAAATACGTGCTGCCGCACATGCGGGCACGAGGACACGGAGCCGTCATCAACATCTCCTCGATGGCGGGGCTGCTCGCGGGCGGCGAAGCCATCGCCTACACCACCTCCAAGTCGGCGGTACACGCCATGACCCGCAGCCTGGCGCTGGAATACGCACCCTACGGCGTCCGCGTCAACGCCATCGCGCCCGGCATGATGGACACCCCGATGGGTGTGGACTCCGTCGCCCGGTCGACCGGCGCCCGACGCGAGGACATCGCCGACCAGCGCGCAAAGCTCGTGCCCATGGGCCACCAGGGCACCGCTCAGGATGTCGCCGACGCGGCCCTCTTTCTCGCCTCCGACGAGTCCGCGTTCATCACAGGCGTCATTCTCCCCGTTGACGGCGGCTTCACCCTGAGAGCCCGCATGCGCTGA
- a CDS encoding Tn3 family transposase — translation MKEYGALRRTVYAARYLADETYRRKIARQLNKGESLHSLCRDLHYAHQGKIRERFLAGQGEQAWCLTVLTNSVVTWTTEYYGLAVAQMRAEGRAVDDELLAHISPAHSENVNYHGTIHVEVDTERAKLDRPATGRCVPNGRSVHGPGERPALGHADAGFSLIQVMGREWCFPSRVARP, via the coding sequence ATCAAGGAGTACGGGGCGCTGCGGCGCACCGTCTACGCCGCCCGCTACCTGGCGGACGAGACCTACCGCCGCAAGATCGCCCGGCAGCTCAACAAGGGCGAGTCGCTGCACTCCCTGTGCCGGGATCTGCACTACGCCCACCAGGGGAAGATCCGTGAGCGGTTCCTGGCCGGGCAAGGTGAGCAGGCGTGGTGCCTGACGGTGCTGACCAACTCTGTAGTGACCTGGACCACGGAGTACTACGGTCTGGCCGTCGCGCAGATGCGGGCCGAGGGCCGGGCGGTGGACGACGAACTGCTGGCGCACATCTCCCCGGCGCACAGCGAGAACGTCAACTACCACGGCACGATCCATGTCGAGGTCGACACCGAACGCGCCAAACTCGATCGGCCGGCTACCGGCCGCTGCGTTCCCAACGGCCGGAGCGTACATGGGCCGGGCGAGCGGCCTGCCCTCGGACACGCCGACGCCGGTTTCTCCTTGATCCAGGTCATGGGCCGGGAGTGGTGCTTCCCCAGCCGGGTGGCGCGGCCATAA
- a CDS encoding SWIM zinc finger family protein, which yields MTRTAQTYAYLRPSAVRGTAEGRSIGLETSGGATPAGQEAHPRFFSGFLTHPQATAAGLLCVADIAAARYYQPQLDYWRDPVVTGNGDRLRFESFSACCGVYARLDMLGDALDGDDIGHGTTNVDVNIPLRDALTRVGPNDPLRLEVGPDEMTVATFDEPVVEKKVPLPERWLRGFAETQVIASGFDLRAELPGAEAVRFLRALPRPSTTRGASKGARWIVPAGRSLRATTRPVPGAVCLPGPERLTALTRVLRHATGLRIHGPAVTAGSCPVASAWEIGLPGMRLTLTLSPDTTRGFSGEGRVLDALAAEESAEDADLVSVLLAWDPAVDIADLAAQSGLTPQRVRAALTRLGTAGRIGYDTAEAAYFHRELPYDTGRAERDNSRLRAARALVDAGAVRLDGETATVTVEDHSHRVRSTEGRLTCTCRWWAEYRGGRGPCKHALAVRIAHRAAAPGTTATAQDNADTPTGATR from the coding sequence ATGACGAGAACGGCACAGACGTACGCCTATCTCCGTCCCTCTGCCGTGCGGGGTACGGCAGAGGGACGGAGCATCGGTCTGGAGACCTCCGGCGGCGCCACCCCGGCTGGGCAGGAAGCCCATCCGCGCTTCTTCAGCGGCTTCCTGACCCATCCCCAGGCCACCGCCGCCGGACTGCTGTGCGTCGCGGACATCGCCGCCGCCCGCTACTACCAGCCGCAGCTCGACTACTGGCGCGACCCGGTCGTCACCGGGAACGGGGACCGGCTGAGGTTCGAGTCGTTCTCCGCTTGCTGCGGGGTGTACGCACGGCTCGACATGCTGGGCGACGCCCTCGACGGCGACGATATCGGGCACGGCACGACCAACGTCGACGTAAACATCCCGCTGCGGGACGCCCTGACCCGGGTGGGCCCGAACGATCCGCTGCGTCTGGAGGTTGGGCCCGATGAGATGACCGTCGCCACCTTCGACGAGCCGGTGGTGGAGAAGAAGGTGCCGTTGCCCGAGCGCTGGCTGCGCGGCTTCGCCGAGACCCAGGTGATCGCCTCCGGCTTCGACCTGCGGGCCGAACTCCCCGGGGCCGAGGCCGTGCGTTTCCTCCGCGCGCTGCCACGCCCCAGCACCACCCGCGGCGCCTCCAAGGGAGCGCGCTGGATCGTCCCGGCGGGCCGCTCGCTGCGCGCCACCACCCGGCCCGTCCCCGGCGCGGTCTGCCTGCCCGGGCCGGAACGGCTGACCGCGCTGACCCGGGTGTTGCGCCATGCGACGGGGCTGCGGATCCACGGCCCGGCCGTCACGGCGGGCAGCTGCCCGGTGGCGAGCGCGTGGGAGATCGGACTCCCCGGGATGCGGCTGACCCTCACCCTGTCCCCGGACACGACACGGGGCTTCTCCGGCGAGGGCCGCGTCCTCGACGCCCTGGCGGCGGAGGAGTCGGCGGAGGACGCCGACCTGGTCTCGGTGCTGCTCGCCTGGGACCCCGCCGTTGACATCGCCGACCTCGCCGCGCAGTCCGGGCTGACCCCGCAGCGGGTACGGGCCGCACTCACCCGCCTCGGCACGGCCGGGCGCATCGGCTACGACACGGCGGAGGCGGCGTACTTCCACCGGGAGCTGCCGTACGACACCGGACGGGCCGAGCGGGACAACTCCCGGCTGCGCGCCGCCCGCGCCCTCGTCGACGCGGGCGCGGTGCGCCTCGACGGTGAGACGGCCACCGTCACCGTCGAGGACCACAGCCACCGCGTGAGGTCCACCGAAGGGCGGCTGACCTGCACCTGCCGCTGGTGGGCCGAATACCGCGGCGGACGCGGCCCGTGCAAACACGCCCTCGCCGTCCGCATCGCCCACCGAGCGGCCGCGCCTGGTACGACCGCCACCGCCCAGGACAACGCCGACACCCCCACCGGAGCCACCCGATGA
- a CDS encoding carboxymuconolactone decarboxylase family protein has product MSAPQAAGPGDETGGQTPAGRAAHGQAAMAEIMQMTVPDITDPDSIGGLAAQHIYGDLWQRPVLSRRERRLVTLTVLAVLSQNRLHTPLHIKAALDSGDLSEADLRESAIQIAFYAGWPLATSFDAAIDAVTGSHSRYDQVNPQMSRPASGPPPRTQGEE; this is encoded by the coding sequence GTGAGCGCCCCGCAGGCCGCAGGCCCCGGAGACGAGACCGGCGGGCAGACGCCGGCCGGGCGAGCCGCACACGGCCAGGCCGCCATGGCAGAGATCATGCAGATGACGGTCCCGGACATCACCGATCCAGACTCGATCGGCGGCCTGGCCGCCCAGCACATCTACGGCGACCTGTGGCAGCGGCCGGTCCTGTCCCGGCGCGAGCGGCGTCTGGTCACCCTGACCGTCCTGGCGGTCCTCAGCCAGAACCGCCTGCACACGCCGCTGCACATCAAGGCCGCACTGGACAGCGGCGACCTGTCCGAGGCAGACCTGCGGGAGAGCGCCATCCAGATCGCCTTCTACGCCGGCTGGCCGCTCGCCACCTCCTTCGACGCCGCCATCGACGCGGTCACAGGCAGCCACTCGCGCTATGACCAGGTGAACCCTCAGATGTCCCGGCCCGCCTCCGGCCCGCCGCCGCGCACACAAGGAGAGGAGTAG
- a CDS encoding ferredoxin, translated as MRITIEEDKCCGAGQCVLLAPEVFDQRDEDGVVVLLDAEPPSEQHAAAREAAAVCPASVIEVHA; from the coding sequence ATGCGTATCACCATCGAAGAGGACAAATGCTGCGGCGCCGGCCAGTGCGTACTGCTCGCTCCGGAGGTGTTCGACCAACGGGACGAGGACGGTGTCGTGGTGCTGTTGGACGCCGAGCCGCCGTCGGAGCAGCATGCAGCCGCCCGTGAGGCAGCGGCCGTCTGCCCGGCATCCGTCATTGAGGTCCACGCGTGA
- a CDS encoding TetR/AcrR family transcriptional regulator: MTEPVQNPTSPADSAAGRRSRNARGEGTKLREEILQAMLRLIADESRMQTVPLSLREVAREAGVTAPAIYLHFTDREELSRAAVSALYEQLLDEMNRAEETSAGHSPARQLAEVAHAYCRFAQNNPTSFRVMFTIRNRHRDEIQQVADCWRRSVARMAETGIRLAQTPEAAAVSLWSAVHGRLLLGDDTANAWRLGDVHHFVDELARSLSTVDGHSTPPGDSAP; this comes from the coding sequence GTGACCGAACCTGTCCAAAACCCGACGTCACCGGCGGACTCAGCCGCCGGGCGCAGATCCCGCAACGCCCGGGGCGAAGGAACCAAGCTCCGCGAGGAGATCCTTCAAGCGATGCTGCGGCTCATCGCCGACGAGAGTCGTATGCAGACCGTGCCGCTGTCCCTGCGGGAGGTGGCGCGCGAGGCAGGAGTCACCGCACCGGCCATCTATCTGCACTTCACGGACAGGGAAGAACTCTCACGCGCCGCCGTGAGCGCGCTCTACGAACAGCTCCTGGACGAGATGAACCGAGCGGAGGAGACCTCGGCCGGTCACTCCCCGGCCCGGCAATTGGCCGAAGTGGCCCACGCCTACTGCCGCTTCGCCCAGAACAACCCCACCAGCTTCCGTGTGATGTTCACCATCCGTAACCGCCACCGGGACGAGATACAACAAGTGGCGGACTGTTGGCGCCGTTCCGTCGCACGCATGGCCGAAACCGGTATCCGCCTGGCTCAGACTCCCGAGGCGGCTGCGGTATCGCTGTGGTCGGCCGTTCACGGCCGTCTCCTGCTGGGAGACGACACAGCAAACGCATGGCGCCTCGGCGACGTGCACCACTTCGTCGACGAACTCGCCCGGTCCCTTTCCACAGTTGACGGCCACTCCACTCCCCCCGGCGACAGCGCCCCCTAG
- a CDS encoding AraC family transcriptional regulator yields the protein MISQAITSLRVGRGTVRRFRQSGSWGLRYSGLTGSGFHVVLRGSGWLIPVDAPPVALRPGDVVLITSGADHGLSYAPCALRGLPQVVLSLDQPGSGSADFEFLCGAYRLDHGQVHPYLEAMPDLLVVSPDYERFPALRSVVSLLDDDASQARTGTEVTRSAVLDLMLVHVLRQWMEDESSKGRTATPDPAIAAVLHTIHDSPQTQWTVSQLGETVGMSRTAFTRRFTSVVGKPPMTYLRDWRLSCAARLLRETDASLASIARRIGYSTEFAFAGAFRREYGVSPGRFRHRERGTPPAVRLG from the coding sequence ATGATCAGTCAGGCCATCACCAGCCTCCGGGTCGGCCGTGGAACCGTCCGACGTTTTCGGCAATCGGGTTCGTGGGGTTTGCGGTACTCCGGCTTGACCGGGAGCGGTTTCCACGTGGTCCTCCGGGGCAGCGGCTGGCTCATCCCCGTTGATGCGCCACCCGTCGCGCTCCGGCCGGGCGATGTCGTCCTGATCACGTCTGGAGCAGACCATGGGCTCAGCTACGCGCCGTGTGCGCTTCGTGGGCTGCCACAGGTGGTGTTGAGCCTGGACCAGCCGGGTTCCGGCTCCGCCGACTTCGAGTTCCTCTGCGGCGCCTACCGGTTGGACCATGGTCAGGTGCACCCGTACCTCGAGGCGATGCCGGACCTGCTCGTGGTGTCTCCCGACTATGAGCGGTTCCCGGCGTTGCGATCGGTCGTCAGCCTGCTCGACGACGATGCGTCGCAAGCGCGGACGGGTACGGAAGTGACTCGGTCGGCGGTACTCGATTTGATGCTCGTTCATGTCCTGCGCCAATGGATGGAGGATGAAAGCTCGAAGGGCCGGACCGCGACTCCCGACCCGGCCATCGCTGCCGTACTGCACACGATTCACGACAGTCCGCAGACGCAGTGGACGGTTTCACAACTCGGCGAGACTGTGGGCATGTCCCGGACGGCGTTCACGAGACGCTTCACGTCAGTGGTCGGCAAGCCGCCCATGACGTATCTGAGGGACTGGCGACTCAGTTGTGCCGCACGCCTGCTTCGAGAGACCGACGCATCACTGGCCTCGATAGCCCGGCGGATCGGCTACTCGACGGAGTTCGCTTTTGCAGGGGCGTTCCGTCGCGAGTACGGAGTCTCACCGGGTCGGTTCCGTCACCGGGAACGAGGCACCCCGCCAGCAGTTCGGCTGGGATGA